From a region of the Microcoleus sp. AS-A8 genome:
- a CDS encoding Cof-type HAD-IIB family hydrolase encodes MVLVPLKQAITNNGWKPPRLIATDMDGTLTHQGKFTASLLQSLEDLNAANIPVLIVTGRSAGWVSGLATYLPVAGAIAENGGLFYPTHSGESVALTPISNRLEHRQQLAQAYQRLKSEFTHIQESSDNHFRLTDWTFDNCDLSVSQLEQMDALCASLGWGFTYSSVQCHIKPASQDKAVGLRQVLRDYFPEYATEQVVTVGDSPNDASLFNPELFPFSVGVANVLDYVDELIYQPTYITTASEGEGFCELVRYLCQL; translated from the coding sequence ATGGTTTTGGTACCCCTTAAGCAGGCAATAACGAACAACGGCTGGAAACCGCCTCGCCTGATTGCCACCGATATGGATGGTACGTTAACGCACCAGGGCAAGTTCACGGCGAGTTTGCTGCAATCCTTGGAAGATTTGAACGCCGCCAATATTCCCGTATTAATTGTTACAGGTCGCTCCGCCGGATGGGTTAGTGGACTGGCGACTTATTTGCCCGTGGCAGGCGCTATTGCTGAAAATGGAGGTCTCTTCTATCCGACACACAGTGGCGAATCCGTAGCCTTGACACCGATCTCTAACCGATTAGAGCATCGACAGCAGCTTGCTCAGGCTTATCAACGTCTAAAATCAGAATTTACTCATATTCAAGAGTCGAGTGACAATCATTTTCGCCTAACGGACTGGACATTTGATAATTGCGACTTAAGCGTGAGTCAACTGGAACAAATGGACGCTTTATGCGCTTCACTGGGATGGGGTTTTACTTACAGTTCCGTACAATGCCATATTAAACCCGCATCTCAGGATAAGGCAGTGGGTTTGAGGCAAGTGCTACGAGACTATTTCCCTGAGTACGCAACTGAGCAAGTTGTGACGGTTGGAGACAGTCCTAATGATGCGAGTCTGTTTAACCCTGAGTTATTTCCCTTCTCTGTTGGGGTGGCTAATGTTTTAGATTATGTGGATGAACTGATATATCAACCCACTTACATCACTACAGCTTCAGAAGGTGAAGGATTTTGTGAGTTGGTGCGGTATCTATGCCAACTATAG
- a CDS encoding phycocyanobilin:ferredoxin oxidoreductase: MLEASKPSLREQQHPLIRQLADCIESNWQRYLDLSPYELPAEMGYVEGRLEGEKLIIENRCYQTPQFRKMHLELAKVGNMLDILHCVMFPRPEYALPMFGCDLVGGRGQISAAIADLSPVNAERILPDVYRHPLQALPTPEFSQPRELPPWGEIFSEFCLFIRPSSPEEEAQFLSRVDDFLRIHCTCARQASPVPVEQQSEILEGQRYYCIQQQQNDKTRRVLEKAFGSDWAEHYMTSVLFDLPIPQSS; the protein is encoded by the coding sequence ATGTTAGAAGCCTCAAAACCTTCCCTACGAGAACAACAGCACCCCCTAATACGCCAATTGGCAGACTGCATTGAGTCCAACTGGCAGCGCTACCTCGACCTCTCGCCCTACGAACTACCAGCCGAGATGGGATATGTAGAAGGACGCTTAGAGGGTGAAAAACTGATTATTGAAAATCGCTGCTATCAGACCCCCCAATTTCGCAAAATGCACCTAGAACTGGCAAAAGTCGGGAATATGCTCGATATTTTGCATTGTGTGATGTTTCCTCGTCCGGAATACGCGCTGCCGATGTTTGGCTGCGATTTAGTAGGGGGACGGGGACAAATTAGTGCAGCGATCGCCGATCTTTCTCCAGTCAACGCTGAGCGCATCTTACCTGACGTCTATCGCCACCCCTTACAAGCATTACCCACGCCTGAGTTTTCTCAACCGCGTGAACTTCCCCCATGGGGAGAGATTTTTTCAGAATTTTGCCTATTTATTCGACCAAGTAGCCCAGAGGAAGAAGCGCAGTTTCTGTCACGGGTGGATGATTTCCTGAGGATTCACTGTACTTGTGCGCGTCAAGCTTCACCTGTGCCTGTTGAACAACAATCGGAAATTCTTGAAGGTCAGCGCTACTATTGCATTCAGCAGCAACAGAATGACAAAACCCGTCGGGTACTGGAAAAAGCCTTTGGTTCTGATTGGGCAGAACATTACATGACATCGGTGCTGTTTGACCTACCGATACCCCAATCATCCTGA
- a CDS encoding DUF3593 domain-containing protein, which produces MISKDALFAVSLFPYLGFLWFLTRSGKMPRLALIGFYMTLVFVAVTIPAGIYAKVAYGEALANVDWLHGSAEFFLTLSNILIVLGFRQAVMQAKHESTEG; this is translated from the coding sequence ATGATTTCTAAAGACGCCTTATTTGCAGTTTCCCTATTCCCTTATCTCGGCTTTTTGTGGTTTCTTACCCGTTCGGGAAAGATGCCCCGTTTGGCGCTCATTGGCTTCTACATGACTTTGGTTTTTGTTGCCGTCACCATTCCGGCTGGAATTTACGCCAAAGTGGCTTATGGAGAAGCGTTAGCCAATGTGGATTGGCTGCATGGTAGTGCCGAGTTTTTTTTGACCCTTTCCAACATTTTGATTGTTCTAGGCTTCCGGCAAGCTGTGATGCAAGCCAAGCATGAGTCAACTGAAGGATGA
- a CDS encoding D-Ala-D-Ala carboxypeptidase family metallohydrolase, whose product MATFSPDQRNYYYLIEAERTGIHKPILTALYAAHSSPSLADEETGLGISPANRVSLAQVNTFPEQVEYAANVIRALTESLLDQGWKGADLWEAEQGRYTDPFLQKVASGYASIASESAMPSAVLFENPYSSRTAAPNGERKATIARLEPCNLAQLKQAYLTDLEADCKTANLSGNLAYLDRALISLVDGIPDYYIGLPHQRDAILSGIRIWRGLDTREATIASLVPNGEVTSAMEDESQLDIPLKQFVQGISANYGGYPQQREALIRVAQLWRQMRTREEAIASLKTNSSPEQNLSLIDPALMAFVQRVPDLYQGQGSQRHALTEAFRIWRQLDSRATALATLGIQAEQLNASTTNRTEMLNLATQMDRELLRFVRRLPGDYQELDHQREALIRLVQLWRSLSTRNQTLDSLLEDQKRLETVRPSAPEAPPRPIPVVIPKRPTHWTPDNLQLFAPIIPDGHFTWADATHGGTQMPPHQATVEAIIRMAHLAQRARDRMGRPLIVMNWYRPLDLHGARGCETSHRHHIGDAIDFICEGLTGNQLYWFLEPWWPGGLGRYTQFPYLCHIDARSYRVRWRK is encoded by the coding sequence ATGGCAACATTTTCACCCGACCAGCGTAATTATTACTATCTAATAGAAGCTGAACGAACAGGCATTCATAAGCCAATTTTGACAGCCCTGTATGCCGCCCACTCTTCACCGTCTCTGGCGGATGAAGAAACGGGATTAGGGATTTCTCCAGCCAATCGGGTGTCACTGGCGCAGGTTAATACTTTTCCCGAACAGGTTGAGTATGCGGCAAATGTGATCCGTGCTCTGACTGAGAGTTTACTGGATCAGGGTTGGAAAGGAGCCGACCTGTGGGAGGCTGAACAAGGTCGCTACACCGACCCATTTCTGCAAAAGGTGGCGAGTGGGTATGCCTCGATCGCTAGTGAATCTGCGATGCCTTCAGCGGTACTCTTCGAGAACCCCTACTCTTCGAGAACAGCTGCGCCGAACGGAGAACGCAAAGCGACCATCGCCCGTTTAGAACCTTGTAACTTGGCTCAGCTCAAACAGGCTTACCTGACTGACTTGGAAGCGGACTGTAAAACAGCCAATCTATCCGGGAATCTCGCCTATCTTGATCGCGCCCTCATCTCTTTAGTGGATGGCATTCCCGACTATTACATCGGATTGCCCCATCAACGGGATGCCATCCTTTCGGGGATACGCATCTGGCGAGGGCTGGATACTCGCGAAGCGACAATTGCCTCGCTGGTGCCGAATGGCGAGGTTACTTCAGCGATGGAGGACGAGTCTCAACTGGATATTCCCCTCAAGCAATTCGTGCAGGGAATTTCTGCAAACTATGGCGGTTATCCTCAGCAGCGAGAGGCGCTGATTCGTGTGGCTCAGTTGTGGCGTCAGATGAGAACACGGGAGGAGGCGATCGCGTCTTTGAAAACCAACTCGTCTCCCGAACAAAACCTTAGTCTGATCGATCCAGCCTTGATGGCTTTCGTCCAGCGCGTCCCCGATTTGTACCAAGGGCAAGGGAGTCAACGCCATGCGCTGACAGAGGCGTTTCGCATCTGGCGTCAGCTTGATTCCCGCGCTACCGCCCTAGCCACTCTAGGGATTCAGGCTGAACAACTCAATGCCAGCACTACAAATCGGACAGAAATGCTGAACCTGGCAACACAGATGGATCGAGAACTTCTGCGCTTTGTACGTCGCTTACCTGGAGACTATCAAGAACTCGATCACCAACGAGAAGCCTTAATCCGCTTAGTCCAACTCTGGCGCAGTCTGTCCACTCGCAATCAAACCCTTGATTCCTTACTCGAAGACCAAAAACGCTTGGAAACTGTCCGCCCCAGCGCCCCAGAAGCACCCCCCCGGCCAATACCCGTGGTCATTCCCAAGCGCCCTACCCATTGGACACCGGATAATCTTCAACTATTCGCCCCAATCATCCCGGATGGTCACTTTACCTGGGCTGATGCCACTCATGGCGGTACCCAGATGCCCCCCCATCAAGCAACGGTGGAGGCGATCATTCGCATGGCGCATCTAGCACAACGGGCACGCGATCGCATGGGACGACCGTTGATCGTGATGAATTGGTATCGCCCACTCGACCTGCATGGTGCGCGAGGATGTGAGACTTCTCACCGCCATCACATTGGAGATGCGATCGACTTTATCTGCGAAGGTCTAACCGGCAATCAACTTTACTGGTTTCTGGAACCCTGGTGGCCGGGTGGCTTAGGTCGCTATACCCAATTTCCCTATCTCTGTCACATTGATGCCAGAAGCTATCGAGTCCGATGGCGAAAGTAA
- a CDS encoding cyanophycinase, whose product MLQLESQHHGTRMPQSTKTAILVIGGAEDKVHGREILHTFFGRCGSVDARIAIIPSASREPAIIGERYVNIFQDMGAKELRVLDIRDRAQAEDSELQSYIEECTGVFMTGGDQLRLCGLLADTPLMEKVLQRVQQGEITIAGTSAGAAVMGHHMIAGGGSGESPNRSLVDMATGLGLIPEIIVDQHFHNRNRMARLMSAVAAHPERLGIGIDEDTCAMFERDGMLQVMGKGTVTIIDPAELSYTNHDQSGATDPLSLHNLRVHILSYGDRYHLHKRCLISPDS is encoded by the coding sequence ATGCTGCAGTTAGAATCTCAACACCACGGAACTAGGATGCCTCAATCCACTAAAACCGCTATTTTGGTTATCGGCGGCGCGGAAGACAAAGTTCATGGACGAGAAATCCTGCACACGTTTTTTGGGCGTTGTGGGTCAGTTGATGCCCGTATAGCCATTATTCCATCAGCGTCACGAGAACCCGCCATTATTGGCGAACGCTACGTTAACATTTTTCAGGACATGGGTGCTAAGGAACTCCGAGTTCTTGATATCCGCGATCGCGCCCAAGCCGAAGACTCCGAATTACAGAGCTATATCGAAGAATGTACTGGCGTGTTCATGACGGGCGGCGATCAATTGCGCTTGTGTGGGTTGCTCGCCGACACCCCGTTGATGGAAAAAGTACTTCAGCGCGTACAACAGGGCGAGATTACCATCGCTGGCACAAGTGCGGGAGCGGCTGTGATGGGACATCACATGATTGCCGGTGGCGGCAGTGGAGAGTCTCCTAATCGTTCCCTAGTGGATATGGCAACCGGCTTGGGGCTGATCCCTGAAATCATCGTGGATCAACATTTTCACAATCGCAATCGCATGGCGCGTTTGATGAGTGCCGTCGCCGCTCATCCCGAACGCTTGGGGATCGGTATTGATGAGGATACCTGTGCCATGTTTGAACGAGATGGGATGTTGCAGGTGATGGGGAAAGGCACCGTAACCATCATCGACCCAGCAGAATTGTCTTACACGAACCATGATCAATCCGGCGCTACCGATCCCTTGAGCCTCCACAATCTGCGAGTGCATATCCTCAGTTATGGCGATCGCTACCATTTACACAAGCGTTGCTTAATTTCTCCCGACTCCTAA
- the trmD gene encoding tRNA (guanosine(37)-N1)-methyltransferase TrmD has product MRFDVVSLFPDFFTSPLSSGLLGKALAKKIAEVHFVNPRDFATDKHRRVDDEPYGGGVGMLMKPEPIFAAVESLPILPRREVILMTPQGSPMQQPLLMELATGYDQLVLICGHYEGVDERVLNLVTREVSLGDFVLTCGEIPALALINGVVRLLPGTVGKVESLKSESFEAGLLDYPQYTRPAEFRGWKVPDVLLSGNHAQIDRWRQEQQRQRTRERRPDLYDDWVRNSDIVSD; this is encoded by the coding sequence GTGCGCTTTGATGTTGTTAGTCTGTTTCCAGATTTTTTTACCTCTCCCCTAAGTTCGGGATTATTGGGTAAAGCACTGGCGAAAAAAATTGCCGAAGTGCATTTTGTCAATCCCCGTGACTTCGCGACCGATAAACATCGGCGAGTCGATGATGAACCCTATGGGGGAGGTGTGGGGATGTTGATGAAACCTGAGCCGATTTTTGCGGCTGTAGAGTCCTTACCGATTTTACCCCGACGCGAGGTCATTCTGATGACGCCTCAGGGATCACCGATGCAGCAGCCGTTGTTAATGGAATTGGCGACAGGTTACGACCAACTAGTGTTGATTTGTGGGCACTATGAAGGCGTGGATGAGCGTGTATTGAATTTGGTGACCCGTGAGGTATCCTTGGGCGATTTCGTCTTAACCTGTGGGGAAATCCCGGCGCTGGCGCTGATTAATGGGGTTGTGCGGTTGTTACCCGGAACGGTGGGTAAAGTTGAGTCGTTGAAGTCAGAGAGTTTTGAAGCGGGTTTGCTCGATTATCCGCAGTACACCCGACCCGCTGAGTTTCGAGGATGGAAGGTTCCGGATGTCTTGTTATCCGGAAATCACGCCCAGATTGATCGCTGGCGGCAAGAACAGCAGAGGCAGAGAACACGGGAACGCCGCCCTGATTTGTACGATGATTGGGTGAGGAATTCAGATATTGTTTCAGATTAA
- a CDS encoding DUF2499 domain-containing protein, which translates to MNALSIPTWIIHVSSVIEWIAAIWLIWTYGEIKRDRTWWGLSFAMLPALVSAMCACTWHFFDNPASLEWLVTLQASMTVLGNITLCAAAWLIWRSAQKPNPKNTTTRAAKDVTIDAS; encoded by the coding sequence ATGAACGCTCTCTCAATTCCTACCTGGATTATTCATGTTTCAAGTGTTATTGAATGGATTGCCGCTATTTGGCTGATCTGGACTTACGGCGAAATTAAGCGCGATCGCACTTGGTGGGGTTTGTCCTTCGCCATGTTACCCGCACTGGTGAGTGCCATGTGTGCCTGTACCTGGCACTTCTTTGACAATCCCGCATCTTTGGAGTGGCTGGTTACTCTTCAGGCATCCATGACTGTTTTGGGCAACATTACTCTCTGTGCAGCAGCTTGGTTGATTTGGCGTTCTGCCCAAAAGCCTAATCCTAAAAATACGACGACGAGAGCGGCTAAAGATGTAACAATTGATGCGTCGTAA
- the cphA gene encoding cyanophycin synthetase encodes MRILRIQTLRGPNYWSIRRHKLIVMRLDLEELAEKPSNQIPGFYEGLVAALPSLEEHFCSPGVRGGFLSRVRQGTMMGHIIEHIALELQQLAGMAVGFGRTRETATPGVYQVVIEYLDEQAGRYAARAAVRLCQSLVELGTYAPGELEEDIKDLRELCRDAALGPSTETILKEAQARDIPWMPLSARAMIQLGFGVHQKRLQATLSDYSGILGVELACDKEGTKQILRDAGVPVPQGTVINYLDELEGAIEEVGGYPIVIKPLDGNHGRGITIDIKAWEEAEKAYDVARAISRGVIVERYYRGSDHRVLVINGKVVAVAERVPAHVVGNGKSTVQELIEETNRDPNRGEGHDNVLTKITVDRNSMTLLQRQGYTLDTVLPAGAICYLRATANLSTGGIAVDRTDDIHPENIWLAQRVSKIIGLDIIGLDIVTPDITKPLRDVEGVIVEVNAAPGFRMHVCPSVGLARNVAAPVLDMLFPNGGTGRIPIIAITGTNGKTTTTRLIAHIYRQTRRVVGYTTTDGIYIDDHVVEKGDTTGPQSAQVILKDPTVEVAVLETARGGILRSGLAFDKCDVGVVLNVSADHLGLGDIDTLDQMAKLKSVVAESVSVNGYAVLNADDPLVAAMAERVKGQVAYFAMNPSNELVQNHTRKGGLAAVYENGYLSILKGDWTLRIELAVNAPVTMHGRAPFMIANALAASLAAFAQGVPIEAIRAALTTFRASVNQTPGRMNLFNLGRYHALVDYAHNAASYEALGSFVQNWPGERIGVIGGPGDRRDEDFIELGKLSARIFDRIIIKEDDDLRGRPSGQAAELISKGIIQEKPDCQYEVLLKETEAINTGLDQAASGGLVVILPETVTRAIALIQARNPLPENINQLQATETQANLKSWVVNKV; translated from the coding sequence ATGAGAATTCTGAGAATCCAGACGTTACGCGGTCCCAACTATTGGAGTATTCGACGCCACAAACTCATCGTCATGCGTCTCGATTTAGAGGAGCTGGCGGAAAAGCCCTCCAATCAAATTCCTGGCTTTTACGAGGGATTAGTTGCCGCACTCCCCAGTTTGGAAGAACATTTTTGTTCCCCCGGCGTTCGGGGGGGTTTCCTCAGTCGCGTCAGGCAAGGGACGATGATGGGTCACATCATCGAACATATTGCTCTAGAACTGCAACAATTGGCCGGCATGGCAGTAGGATTTGGTCGCACGCGGGAGACGGCAACACCAGGAGTTTACCAAGTAGTTATTGAATACCTGGATGAGCAAGCCGGTCGTTATGCCGCGAGAGCCGCCGTGCGGTTGTGCCAAAGTCTGGTTGAACTCGGCACTTACGCCCCAGGTGAATTAGAAGAAGACATAAAAGACCTGCGGGAGCTTTGTCGCGATGCCGCTTTAGGTCCGAGTACAGAAACCATCCTCAAGGAAGCGCAAGCCAGAGATATTCCCTGGATGCCGCTCTCGGCAAGAGCGATGATTCAACTGGGCTTTGGCGTCCATCAGAAGCGACTCCAGGCCACGTTGAGCGACTATTCGGGAATTTTAGGGGTTGAACTAGCTTGTGATAAAGAAGGTACGAAACAAATTCTGCGAGATGCGGGTGTGCCTGTACCACAGGGTACAGTGATTAACTACCTGGATGAACTAGAAGGTGCGATCGAAGAGGTTGGCGGGTATCCGATTGTGATTAAGCCCTTAGATGGCAATCACGGACGCGGCATCACCATCGACATCAAAGCCTGGGAGGAGGCGGAAAAAGCCTATGATGTGGCGAGAGCAATCTCACGAGGGGTGATTGTTGAACGCTACTATCGTGGGAGCGACCACCGAGTTTTAGTCATCAATGGCAAAGTGGTGGCGGTGGCAGAGCGAGTCCCGGCTCATGTCGTTGGAAATGGCAAATCTACGGTTCAGGAACTGATTGAGGAAACCAATCGCGACCCCAATCGTGGAGAAGGGCACGACAATGTTCTCACGAAAATCACAGTAGACCGGAATAGTATGACTCTGTTGCAACGGCAGGGATATACGCTGGATACCGTTCTACCCGCAGGAGCAATTTGTTACCTACGAGCAACCGCTAACCTCAGCACAGGCGGCATTGCTGTAGACCGTACAGACGACATCCACCCAGAAAATATCTGGCTGGCGCAGCGGGTTTCCAAAATCATCGGTCTAGATATTATTGGACTGGATATTGTGACACCGGATATCACCAAGCCGCTACGGGACGTAGAGGGAGTGATTGTAGAAGTGAACGCGGCTCCTGGCTTCCGGATGCATGTCTGTCCGAGTGTTGGGTTGGCGCGAAATGTCGCGGCTCCCGTTTTGGATATGCTGTTCCCCAATGGCGGAACGGGTCGTATTCCCATCATTGCGATCACAGGCACCAACGGCAAGACAACCACAACGCGATTGATTGCCCATATTTACCGACAAACTCGGCGGGTTGTCGGCTACACCACCACGGATGGGATTTACATTGATGACCATGTTGTGGAAAAAGGTGATACGACAGGCCCACAAAGCGCTCAAGTCATCTTGAAAGATCCCACGGTCGAGGTCGCCGTTTTAGAAACAGCACGAGGTGGAATTCTGCGTTCTGGCTTGGCGTTTGATAAATGTGATGTGGGCGTCGTATTAAATGTATCGGCTGACCATCTGGGCCTAGGAGATATCGACACCCTCGACCAGATGGCTAAGCTCAAGAGCGTTGTAGCCGAATCGGTGAGTGTCAATGGTTATGCTGTCCTCAACGCCGATGATCCCCTGGTTGCGGCAATGGCGGAGCGGGTAAAAGGACAAGTGGCCTATTTTGCCATGAATCCCAGCAATGAGTTAGTGCAAAATCACACCCGCAAAGGCGGTTTAGCTGCGGTGTATGAGAATGGTTATCTGTCGATTCTCAAAGGCGATTGGACACTACGAATTGAGCTGGCGGTGAATGCACCCGTGACAATGCACGGACGGGCACCCTTCATGATTGCCAATGCGCTAGCGGCGAGTCTTGCGGCTTTTGCTCAGGGTGTTCCTATTGAGGCGATTCGGGCGGCGTTGACCACATTCCGGGCTTCTGTGAATCAGACGCCAGGACGGATGAATTTGTTTAATCTAGGTCGCTATCATGCTCTGGTGGATTATGCCCACAATGCAGCGAGTTATGAAGCGCTAGGAAGTTTTGTTCAGAATTGGCCGGGAGAGCGTATTGGAGTGATTGGCGGGCCAGGAGACCGTCGAGATGAAGACTTCATCGAACTGGGCAAGCTCTCTGCGAGAATCTTTGATCGAATTATCATCAAAGAAGATGATGATCTGCGGGGACGACCGAGTGGTCAGGCCGCGGAGCTAATCAGCAAGGGCATCATCCAAGAAAAGCCCGATTGTCAGTATGAAGTGCTCCTCAAGGAGACAGAGGCGATTAATACGGGGTTAGATCAAGCTGCCTCAGGGGGTTTGGTCGTGATTTTGCCCGAAACGGTGACGCGTGCAATAGCTCTAATTCAGGCACGTAATCCTCTGCCGGAGAATATTAATCAGCTACAAGCAACTGAGACCCAAGCGAATTTGAAGTCATGGGTCGTTAATAAGGTATAG
- a CDS encoding twin-arginine translocase TatA/TatE family subunit yields MFGLGWPEVGLIALAAIVIFGPKKIPEMGSALGKTLRGFKDEMKNPTSEQEDNDPNNS; encoded by the coding sequence ATGTTTGGTTTGGGATGGCCAGAAGTTGGGTTGATTGCACTTGCAGCTATTGTCATTTTCGGCCCGAAGAAGATTCCGGAAATGGGCAGCGCCTTAGGGAAAACCCTCAGAGGTTTCAAAGATGAGATGAAAAATCCAACCTCTGAGCAAGAGGATAATGACCCGAATAATTCTTAA
- the csaB gene encoding polysaccharide pyruvyl transferase CsaB, translated as MGQFRAILCGYYGKGNGGDEALLASLLQMLPESVTPLVLSGNPAETRKRYGVQSCDRTSPFQVVRAMRHSDAFIWGGGSLIQDVTSAASPLYYGGLMGLARQLGLKTIAWAQGIGPLKRDLTRRVARQCFAGCVAVSVRDRGSAALLHEWEIPFIEAPDPVWALDSKPVKGLWDLPAPRVAVSLRSHPTLTPERLANLTQALVNFQKATQTCILLVPFQTSQDLSIAESIQSQLTGPNHLFQLKDPRELKGLFRGVEMAIGMRYHSLIMAAAEECRCFALSYDPKVSQLMAQLNMPGWDLNQLPNDPNLISQTWLEHYANGESLSSDQIQSLVDRSLMHRDLLTPVFSTNR; from the coding sequence ATGGGGCAATTTCGGGCAATTTTATGTGGATATTACGGCAAGGGCAATGGTGGCGATGAGGCATTGCTAGCTTCGCTGTTGCAAATGCTACCGGAGTCGGTGACGCCTCTGGTGCTTTCGGGTAACCCTGCCGAGACTCGTAAGCGCTATGGAGTGCAAAGTTGCGATCGCACTTCTCCCTTCCAAGTGGTACGGGCTATGCGTCACTCCGACGCTTTTATCTGGGGCGGCGGCAGTTTAATTCAGGATGTCACGAGTGCGGCGTCGCCTCTCTACTATGGGGGCTTGATGGGGTTGGCAAGGCAACTCGGCTTAAAAACTATTGCCTGGGCGCAGGGAATTGGCCCTCTAAAGCGCGATTTAACCCGTCGGGTAGCGCGACAATGCTTTGCAGGGTGTGTGGCGGTAAGCGTGCGCGATCGCGGTTCAGCGGCTCTTTTGCATGAGTGGGAAATTCCTTTTATTGAGGCTCCCGATCCCGTTTGGGCACTCGACTCTAAACCCGTCAAAGGCTTGTGGGACTTACCCGCACCCAGAGTTGCCGTTAGCTTGCGATCGCACCCCACCCTAACCCCGGAACGCCTTGCCAACCTGACCCAGGCTCTGGTTAACTTTCAAAAAGCCACACAAACCTGTATTCTACTGGTACCCTTTCAGACATCTCAGGACTTAAGCATCGCCGAATCCATTCAATCTCAGCTTACCGGACCCAATCACCTGTTCCAGCTCAAAGACCCCAGGGAATTGAAAGGATTGTTTCGGGGTGTGGAAATGGCAATCGGGATGCGCTACCACAGCCTGATTATGGCGGCGGCAGAAGAATGCCGTTGTTTTGCTCTCAGTTATGACCCCAAAGTCAGTCAACTGATGGCTCAACTGAATATGCCCGGATGGGATTTAAATCAACTCCCCAATGACCCAAATCTAATCAGTCAAACTTGGCTAGAACACTACGCCAATGGCGAATCTCTTAGTAGCGACCAAATTCAGTCCTTGGTAGATCGATCTCTGATGCATCGAGATTTGTTGACACCAGTTTTCTCAACGAACCGATAA